A stretch of Sebastes fasciatus isolate fSebFas1 chromosome 19, fSebFas1.pri, whole genome shotgun sequence DNA encodes these proteins:
- the tbx5a gene encoding T-box transcription factor TBX5-A has product MADQEETFAQQNSPGGSDSRELQSDNKSEKQNGTSSKSPSSQTTYIQQGMEGIKVYLHERELWTKFDEVGTEMIITKAGRRMFPSFKVKVTGLNPKTKYILLMDVVPADDHRYKFADNKWSVTGKAEPAMPGRLYVHPDSPATGAHWMRQLVSFQKLKLTNNHLDPFGHIILNSMHKYQPRIHIVKADENNGFGSKNTAFCTHVFPETAFIAVTSYQNHKITQLKIENNPFAKGFRGSDDMELHRMSRMQSTKDYPVVPRSTVRQRVGSSQSPFSGEVQGMATPSALSSQYSQCENGVTSTSQDMLPQSGSYPVPHEHGQEYHCIKRKVEDDNHSGEHSYKKAYLESSSSEEDHYYRPVGYAQSLGLAGGPYRSESSQRQACMYASASQGAEPVPSLEDISCNTWASVSPYGSCSVTTMQPMDRLPYQHFSAHFTSGSLVSRLGGVGGHASPQLGDGHHAAMYQSSMTHQTLGRQCSPGAGIQSPAAGLQGNEYLYTHGIPRTLSPHQYHTVHSVSIMPEWNENS; this is encoded by the exons ATGGCGGACCAAGAGGAGACTTTTGCCCAACAAAACTCTCCCGGTGGCTCGGATTCAAGGGAATTACAGAGTGATAATAAATCAGAGAAACAGAACGGGACCTCGAGCAAATCCCCATCATCGCAGACAACTTACATTCAGCAG ggaatGGAGGGAATAAAAGTCTACCTGCACGAGAGGGAACTCTGGACGAAGTTTGACGAGGTGGGGACGGAGATGATCATCACCAAAGCCGGAAG GCGAATGTTTCCCAGCTTCAAAGTGAAGGTCACGGGATTAAACcccaaaactaaatatattctCCTGATGGATGTTGTTCCTGCGGACGACCATCGATACAAATTCGCCGACAACAAATG GTCTGTGACCGGGAAGGCAGAGCCAGCCATGCCCGGCAGGCTCTACGTCCACCCGGACTCTCCGGCCACCGGAGCGCACTGGATGAGACAGCTCGTCTCCTTCCAGAAGCTCAAACTGACCAACAACCACCTGGACCCGTTCGGACAC ATCATCCTAAATTCGATGCACAAGTACCAGCCGAGGATCCACATAGTGAAGGCCGATGAAAATAACGGCTTTGGCTCCAAAAACACGGCCTTCTGCACTCACGTCTTCCCAGAGACAGCCTTCATTGCGGTCACGTCCTATCAGAACCACAAG ATAACACAGCTGAAGATTGAGAACAATCCGTTTGCAAAAGGCTTTCGTGGAAGTGATGACATGGAGCTACATCGGATGTCCAGAATGCAAAG TACCAAGGACTATCCAGTAGTGCCTCGCAGTACGGTGCGCCAGAGAGTTGGCTCCAGCCAGAGCCCGTTCAGCGGGGAGGTGCAGGGCATGGCCACCCCGAGCGCCCTGAGCTCCCAGTACTCCCAGTGCGAGAACGGGGTCACGAGCACCTCACAGGACATGCTGCCTCAGTCGGGCTCCTACCCGGTGCCACATGAGCATGGCCAGGAGTACCACTGCATCAAGAGGAAAG TGGAGGATGACAACCACTCAGGTGAGCACAGCTATAAGAAGGCCTATCTGGAGAGCTCGTCCAGTGAGGAGGACCATTACTACCGTCCTGTTGGCTACGCTCAGAGCCTCGGCCTGGCCGGCGGGCCCTACCGCAGTGAGTCCAGTCAGCGGCAGGCCTGTATGTACGCCAGCGCCTCGCAGGGTGCCGAGCCAGTTCCCAGTTTGGAGGACATCAGCTGCAACACTTGGGCCAGCGTTTCACCCTATGGGAGTTGCTCCGTCACCACCATGCAGCCAATGGACCGGCTGCCCTACCAGCACTTCTCCGCTCACTTCACCTCAGGATCTCTGGTGTCCAGACTTGGCGGGGTCGGGGGCCACGCCTCTCCGCAGCTGGGTGATGGCCACCACGCTGCCATGTACCAGAGCTCCATGACCCACCAGACTCTGGGCCGCCAGTGCAGTCCTGGGGCTGGGATCCAGTCGCCAGCAGCCGGCCTACAGGGAAACGAGTACCTCTATACTCACGGCATACCACGTACGCTATCGCCACACCAGTACCACACTGTACATAGTGTCAGCATCATGCCAGAGTGGAATGAGAACAGCTAA